A window from Burkholderiales bacterium encodes these proteins:
- a CDS encoding hypothetical protein (possible pseudo, frameshifted) — translation MIADLKYFDGNLGRIDRVPPELRRLYATAFEIEPKWLVEAAARQAEVD, via the coding sequence ATGATCGCCGACCTGAAGTATTTCGACGGCAACCTCGGCCGCATTGACCGCGTTCCGCCGGAGCTGCGGCGCCTGTACGCGACCGCCTTCGAGATCGAGCCGAAATGGCTCGTCGAGGCGGCGGCGCGGCAGGCAGAAGTGGATTGA
- a CDS encoding hypothetical protein (possible pseudo, frameshifted), which yields MLKRKERATRSGSSEGQVPKVLVVDDEADILELLELTLLRMGLDVERAASLAEAKERLAQRSFDLCLTDMRLPDGTGLELVSHIAAQCADLPVAVITAHGSTENAVAALKAGAFDYLAKPVSLDQLRTLVKSALSLPKEAPAKTVPEALRLIGESAAIAQVREMIEKLSRSQAPVYISGESGSGKELAARLIHEASARRSKPFVPVNCGAIPENLMESEFFGYRKGAFTGAEERPGRLFPGGQRRNPLSGRGGRSAPGDAGEAPAGDSGEAGA from the coding sequence ATGTTAAAGCGCAAAGAGCGAGCGACGCGATCCGGCTCTAGCGAGGGGCAGGTGCCCAAGGTGCTGGTGGTGGACGACGAGGCCGACATCCTGGAGCTGCTGGAGCTCACCCTGCTGCGCATGGGGCTCGACGTGGAGCGGGCAGCGAGCCTCGCCGAGGCGAAGGAAAGGCTCGCCCAAAGGAGCTTCGACCTGTGCCTCACCGACATGCGCCTGCCCGACGGCACGGGGCTGGAGCTGGTCAGCCACATCGCCGCCCAGTGCGCCGACTTGCCGGTGGCGGTGATCACCGCCCACGGCAGCACCGAGAATGCGGTGGCCGCCCTCAAGGCGGGCGCTTTCGACTACCTCGCCAAGCCCGTGTCCTTGGACCAACTGCGCACCTTGGTGAAGTCGGCCTTGAGCCTGCCCAAGGAGGCGCCCGCCAAGACCGTGCCCGAGGCGCTGCGGCTGATCGGAGAATCGGCGGCCATCGCCCAGGTGCGGGAGATGATCGAGAAGCTCTCCCGCAGCCAGGCGCCCGTCTATATCAGCGGCGAGTCCGGCAGCGGCAAGGAGCTGGCGGCCCGGCTCATCCACGAGGCGAGCGCCCGGCGCTCCAAACCTTTCGTTCCGGTCAACTGCGGCGCCATCCCCGAAAACCTTATGGAAAGCGAGTTCTTCGGCTACCGCAAAGGGGCTTTTACCGGGGCGGAAGAGCGACCGGGACGGCTTTTTCCAGGCGGCCAACGGCGGAACCCTCTTTCTGGACGAGGTGGCCGATCTGCCCCTGGCGATGCAGGTGAAGCTCCTGCGGGCGATTCAGGAGAAGCGGGTGCGTAA
- a CDS encoding N-acetyl-anhydromuranmyl-L-alanine amidase, producing MRIDEKGLAEGAEYIPSPNWDERPPGTAIRLLVIHAISLPPGEFGGPGIVELFTNRLDPQAHPYYREIAGLKVSAHFLLRRNSAVIQFVPCLKRAWHAGASRWRGLERCNDFSIGIELEGCDWLPFEEAQYRALDDLTWALRSAYPIEDIVGHSDIAPGRKTDPGPCFDWSRYRAARGCCARLAKKD from the coding sequence TTGAGGATCGACGAGAAAGGCCTGGCCGAGGGCGCCGAGTACATCCCTTCACCCAACTGGGATGAACGCCCTCCGGGAACGGCCATCCGGCTCCTGGTCATTCACGCTATCAGCCTGCCCCCCGGCGAGTTCGGGGGCCCCGGCATCGTCGAGCTCTTCACTAATCGGCTCGATCCCCAGGCCCATCCGTATTACCGGGAGATCGCCGGCCTCAAGGTATCGGCCCATTTTCTGCTGCGTCGCAACAGCGCCGTCATCCAGTTCGTCCCGTGCCTCAAGCGCGCCTGGCACGCCGGCGCCTCTCGCTGGCGGGGCCTCGAGCGCTGCAACGACTTCTCCATCGGGATCGAACTCGAGGGCTGCGACTGGCTTCCCTTCGAGGAAGCCCAGTACCGGGCGCTCGATGACCTGACCTGGGCCTTGCGCTCGGCCTATCCGATCGAGGACATCGTGGGCCATTCCGACATCGCCCCGGGCCGCAAAACCGACCCCGGCCCCTGTTTCGACTGGTCCCGCTACCGCGCGGCCCGGGGTTGCTGCGCGCGGTTGGCCAAGAAGGATTGA
- a CDS encoding hypothetical protein (possible pseudo, frameshifted) yields the protein MAGASGRMLDETYKLAWIRGLKTTYYLRALGATHAEKSTVKPGQLNAVPAASVGGGEARAAAGAAGFCALDNPECEACQ from the coding sequence ATGGCGGGGGCCTCGGGCAGGATGCTCGACGAGACCTACAAGCTCGCCTGGATTCGGGGGCTGAAGACCACCTACTACCTGCGCGCGCTCGGGGCGACGCACGCGGAGAAGTCCACCGTCAAGCCGGGGCAGCTGAACGCCGTGCCCGCGGCCTCGGTCGGCGGCGGCGAAGCGCGGGCGGCCGCCGGTGCCGCCGGGTTCTGTGCGCTCGACAACCCGGAATGCGAGGCGTGCCAGTGA
- the pilE gene encoding type IV minor pilin protein PilE: protein MQRAKGFTLVEVMIVVVVLGILATIALPAYRDYVLRGKLTEAFTNLSDWRVRMEQFYQDNRRYDNGSGGCGAAGPAAGNAKYFTYTCAPGTAPAQTFTATATGTGDLAGFTFTIDQANNKVTTAVPAGWSGAAATCWVRRKDGSC from the coding sequence ATGCAACGGGCCAAAGGGTTCACTCTGGTGGAGGTGATGATCGTCGTCGTGGTCCTCGGGATCCTGGCCACGATCGCGCTGCCGGCGTACCGGGACTACGTCCTGCGGGGAAAGCTCACGGAAGCGTTCACCAACCTGAGCGATTGGCGGGTCCGGATGGAGCAGTTCTACCAGGACAACCGGCGTTACGACAACGGATCGGGCGGCTGCGGAGCGGCAGGACCCGCCGCCGGGAACGCCAAGTACTTCACGTACACATGCGCTCCCGGAACTGCGCCCGCGCAGACATTTACCGCAACCGCGACGGGCACGGGCGATCTTGCCGGCTTCACGTTCACCATCGACCAGGCGAACAACAAGGTCACTACCGCGGTGCCGGCCGGCTGGAGCGGCGCAGCCGCCACCTGCTGGGTGCGCAGGAAGGACGGGTCGTGCTGA
- a CDS encoding hypothetical protein (possible pseudo, frameshifted), giving the protein MSPEAVQALAAYDFPGNVRELENILERAVALSGSGVIQVADLQLTPPAGAGEATPVLEGKWPLQEYLDRVEKEAILEALEKTRFNRTAAAKLLGITFRALRYRMERLGIQ; this is encoded by the coding sequence TTGTCGCCGGAGGCGGTCCAGGCACTCGCCGCCTACGACTTTCCGGGCAACGTGCGAGAGCTGGAAAACATCCTGGAGCGGGCCGTGGCTCTGTCCGGCAGCGGAGTGATCCAGGTGGCGGATCTGCAACTCACTCCGCCAGCCGGTGCGGGCGAGGCGACGCCCGTCCTGGAGGGCAAGTGGCCGCTGCAGGAATACCTGGACCGGGTCGAGAAAGAGGCGATCCTGGAGGCCCTGGAAAAGACCCGTTTCAACCGCACCGCGGCGGCGAAGCTCCTCGGGATCACCTTCCGCGCGCTGCGCTACCGGATGGAGCGCTTGGGGATCCAATGA
- a CDS encoding MFS transporter: MRAGSAAISQWFSQVGHSYSHIFMLLYPTVVLALEPEFGKSYGELLVLMTLGNVLFGVAALPAGWLGDRWSAAGMMVVFFVGTGAASILTGLMGSTVGIAAGLSLIGLFASIYHPVGMAWLVRNAENRGRALGVNGVFGSLGVASAALIAGVLTDLVHWRAAFIVPGLVSVATGSALWVLIRSGKVADIKADVRPRAAPARGAMVRAFIVLSITMLCTGLLFQSLSTAMPKIFAERLAGLTGGTAAGAGLLVSVVYLFGMLGQLAGGHLADRYSLRGTYILVYLLQIPVLFFAASLSGPPALAVVTMAVLLNTIGIPVENSLLSHYSPEKWRGTAFGAKFVLALGVSALGVPLVAVLRDATGDWYWYFMLMAAMAVLIVGASLALPSDRKEARPHPLVTG, encoded by the coding sequence ATGCGCGCCGGCTCTGCCGCCATCTCCCAGTGGTTTTCCCAGGTCGGTCACAGCTACTCCCACATCTTCATGCTGCTCTACCCGACCGTGGTGCTCGCCCTGGAGCCCGAATTCGGCAAAAGCTACGGGGAGCTGCTGGTCCTGATGACCCTGGGCAATGTGCTCTTCGGCGTGGCGGCGCTGCCCGCCGGATGGCTGGGGGACCGCTGGAGCGCGGCCGGCATGATGGTCGTGTTCTTCGTCGGCACGGGGGCAGCTTCCATCCTGACCGGGCTGATGGGCTCGACCGTGGGCATCGCCGCCGGGCTTTCCCTGATCGGGTTGTTCGCTTCCATTTACCACCCGGTGGGAATGGCCTGGCTGGTGAGGAACGCCGAGAACCGGGGGCGGGCCCTGGGGGTGAATGGGGTATTCGGAAGCCTGGGCGTCGCTTCCGCCGCCCTGATCGCCGGGGTGCTCACGGACCTGGTCCACTGGCGGGCGGCCTTCATCGTCCCGGGCCTGGTCTCGGTGGCCACGGGCTCAGCCTTGTGGGTCCTGATCCGCAGCGGCAAGGTGGCGGACATCAAGGCCGACGTGAGGCCCCGGGCTGCGCCCGCCCGCGGCGCCATGGTGCGGGCCTTCATCGTGCTCTCGATCACCATGCTGTGCACGGGGCTGCTGTTCCAATCCCTTTCCACCGCCATGCCGAAGATTTTCGCCGAGCGCCTGGCGGGCCTGACCGGCGGCACCGCGGCCGGGGCCGGGCTTCTGGTGTCGGTGGTCTACCTCTTCGGCATGCTCGGACAACTCGCGGGGGGCCACCTGGCGGATCGCTATTCCCTGCGGGGCACCTATATCCTGGTTTACCTGTTACAGATTCCGGTCCTGTTCTTCGCGGCGTCGTTGAGCGGCCCACCCGCCCTCGCCGTGGTGACCATGGCGGTGCTGCTTAATACGATCGGCATTCCGGTGGAGAACAGCCTGCTCTCCCACTATTCTCCCGAGAAGTGGCGCGGGACCGCTTTCGGCGCCAAGTTCGTGCTGGCCCTGGGCGTGTCCGCCCTGGGGGTCCCCCTGGTGGCGGTCCTGCGGGACGCGACCGGGGACTGGTACTGGTACTTCATGCTCATGGCCGCCATGGCGGTGCTCATCGTGGGAGCGTCCCTGGCCTTGCCCTCCGACCGCAAAGAGGCTAGGCCGCACCCGCTGGTGACCGGCTGA
- a CDS encoding transcriptional repressor, whose product MNELHLSRTAIPDLLRRHGITPTHQRIEIAYALFSRQQHLSADQVLAMVNAHQPETSKATVYNTLKLFVRKGLIREVIADPNRVFYDPNTSEHHHLYDVVNGTLTDIDASTVRIEGLPKLPEDVVTEGIDVIVRVRPRAAS is encoded by the coding sequence ATGAATGAGTTGCATTTGTCCAGGACGGCCATTCCGGATCTGCTGCGCCGGCATGGCATTACGCCCACGCACCAGCGGATCGAGATCGCCTACGCCCTCTTCTCGCGCCAGCAGCATCTTTCCGCGGATCAGGTCCTGGCGATGGTGAACGCGCATCAGCCGGAAACTTCGAAAGCCACGGTCTACAACACGCTCAAGCTCTTCGTCCGCAAAGGGCTGATCAGGGAAGTCATCGCCGATCCGAACAGGGTGTTTTACGATCCCAATACTTCCGAGCATCACCACCTGTACGACGTGGTCAACGGCACGTTGACCGACATCGACGCAAGCACGGTGCGGATCGAGGGGCTGCCGAAGCTCCCGGAGGACGTGGTGACGGAAGGGATCGACGTGATCGTCCGGGTTCGCCCCCGCGCCGCCTCCTGA
- the slyD gene encoding peptidylprolyl isomerase, giving the protein MAQPRATVSRHKVVEITYVIQDLEGRILEQCDLPIAYLHGVGGPILEKIERALEGRAVGERVEITVSPDEGFGPHRPELTFTDDIEQVPPQFRHIGAEAEFANERGDVVRMRVTRIEGGKLTLDGNHPLAGKTLRFRVKVVGMREASPEEIAAGFPSGSLGGAAWKGQ; this is encoded by the coding sequence ATGGCCCAGCCGCGCGCCACGGTGAGCCGCCACAAGGTGGTGGAGATCACCTACGTCATCCAGGATCTGGAGGGCCGAATCCTGGAGCAGTGCGACTTGCCGATCGCGTACCTGCACGGCGTGGGAGGCCCCATCCTGGAGAAGATCGAACGGGCCCTGGAAGGTCGTGCCGTGGGCGAGCGAGTGGAGATCACGGTGTCCCCGGACGAAGGCTTCGGGCCCCACCGCCCGGAGCTGACCTTCACCGACGATATTGAGCAAGTCCCTCCCCAGTTCAGGCACATCGGCGCCGAGGCGGAGTTCGCTAACGAGCGGGGCGATGTGGTGCGGATGCGGGTCACCCGGATCGAAGGCGGCAAGCTGACCCTGGACGGCAACCATCCCCTGGCGGGCAAGACCCTGCGGTTCCGAGTGAAGGTGGTGGGGATGCGCGAGGCGAGCCCGGAGGAAATCGCGGCCGGCTTCCCTTCCGGCTCGCTCGGCGGCGCTGCCTGGAAAGGGCAATGA
- a CDS encoding hypothetical protein (possible pseudo, frameshifted), producing MLSFDEDAVGGPIAGLALAPQPGFVPAAGAAPVPGADRFAAGNAFRRITVDDKRVINSRADVNQLVPFKYKWAWDKYLAACANHWMPQEINMSRDIALWKDPHGLTEDERRIVKRNLGFFVTADSLAANNIVLGTYRHITAPECRQYLLRQAFEEAIHTHAYQYIVESLDLDEGEVFNAYHEIPSIRDKDEFLIPFIDTLTDPAFRTGTPEADQRLLKSLIVFACLMEGLFFYVGLRPDPRPRAPEQDDRGRPSSTSTSCATSPCTATSASTSSTRSSWRIRTSGRRSSARSSPGSSAARSSSSTATPRTRCRAGCSASTPPMFKEYLRFIATGAASRSAWTPFIPAPPTRSPG from the coding sequence ATGCTGAGCTTCGACGAAGACGCCGTCGGCGGTCCGATCGCGGGGCTCGCGCTCGCGCCTCAGCCGGGATTCGTGCCCGCCGCCGGGGCGGCGCCCGTGCCGGGCGCCGACCGCTTCGCCGCCGGCAACGCGTTCCGCCGCATCACGGTGGACGACAAGCGGGTCATCAATTCCCGGGCCGACGTCAACCAGCTCGTGCCCTTCAAGTACAAGTGGGCCTGGGACAAGTACCTCGCCGCCTGCGCCAACCACTGGATGCCGCAGGAAATCAACATGAGCCGCGACATCGCCCTGTGGAAGGATCCGCACGGCCTGACCGAGGACGAGCGGCGCATCGTCAAGCGCAACCTCGGCTTTTTCGTCACCGCGGATTCGCTCGCGGCGAACAACATCGTGCTCGGCACCTACCGCCATATCACCGCGCCGGAGTGCCGCCAGTACCTGCTGCGGCAGGCGTTCGAGGAGGCGATCCACACCCACGCCTATCAGTACATCGTCGAGAGCCTGGATCTGGATGAAGGCGAGGTGTTCAATGCGTACCACGAGATTCCCTCGATCCGGGACAAGGACGAGTTCCTCATCCCGTTCATTGACACGCTGACCGACCCCGCCTTCAGGACCGGGACGCCGGAGGCCGACCAGAGGCTGCTGAAGAGCCTGATCGTGTTTGCCTGCCTGATGGAGGGGCTGTTCTTCTACGTCGGGCTTCGTCCAGATCCTCGCCCTCGGGCGCCAGAACAAGATGACCGGGGCCGGCCGAGCAGTACCAGTACATCCTGCGCGACGAGTCCATGCACTGCAACTTCGGCATCGACCTCATCAACCAGATCAAGCTGGAGAATCCGCACCTCTGGACGCCGGAGTTCCGCGAGGAGCTCGCCGGGCTCTTCCGCCGCGCGGTCGAGCTCGAGTACCGCTACGCCGAGGACACGATGCCGCGCGGGGTGCTCGGCCTCAACGCCGCCGATGTTCAAGGAGTACCTGCGTTTCATCGCAACCGGCGCTGCCAGCAGATCGGCCTGGACCCCCTTTATCCCGGCGCCACCAACCCGTTCCCCTGGATGA
- a CDS encoding hypothetical protein (possible pseudo, frameshifted) has protein sequence MRRRRRGGTRRLASSGLALRANTRVIRRNGAVVGFEPGKIAVAMTKAFLAVNGSQGAGSARIRELVAELTGAVVSALMRRQPQGGTFHIEDIQDQVELALMRSGEHDVARAYVLYREERARIRAEKAARERAGADGAATPALHVVDNGIRRPLDLAALDALLASACAGLGAEVDRKAIRDAVLRDLYDGVPMEEVRKSVVLAARALIEKDPAYSYVTARLLLHNIRHEVLGEEVSQAEMPARYASAFPALIRRGIEAELLDPELGRFDLERLGRALRAERDLKFGYLGLQTLYDRYFLHVHGRRIEMPQTFFMRVAMGLALREADREARAIEFYEVLSSFDFMSSTPTLFNSGTLRSQLSSCYLSTVSDDLEGIYEAIKENALLAEVCGRTGQRLDAGSGARRLHQGHQRPLAGGGALPQGGERHGGRGQPGGQAQGGGVRLPGDVAPGHRGVSRAAQEHRRRPAPHARHEHGELGAGSVHEARDGERGDWTLFSPSDVPDLHDKVGRAFEEAYCRYEDMAARGEIRLFKKIPAVQLWRKMLSMLFETGHPWITFKDPCNIRSPQQHAGVVHSSNLCTEVTLNTSAERDRRLQPRLGEPGRAPGRRRPRFRRKAATNHPHRDADARQRH, from the coding sequence ATGCGACGCCGGCGCCGGGGGGGAACCCGACGCCTCGCTTCATCAGGACTCGCCCTACGCGCGAATACACGTGTGATCCGGCGCAACGGCGCCGTGGTGGGCTTCGAGCCGGGAAAGATCGCGGTCGCGATGACCAAGGCGTTTCTCGCGGTGAACGGCAGCCAGGGCGCCGGGTCGGCCCGCATCCGCGAGCTGGTCGCCGAGCTGACCGGCGCCGTGGTGAGCGCGCTGATGCGGCGACAGCCCCAGGGCGGCACCTTCCATATCGAGGACATCCAGGACCAGGTGGAGCTGGCGCTGATGCGCTCGGGCGAGCACGACGTCGCGCGCGCCTACGTGCTCTACCGCGAGGAGCGGGCGCGCATCCGCGCCGAGAAGGCGGCGCGCGAGCGCGCCGGGGCCGACGGCGCCGCAACGCCCGCGCTGCACGTGGTGGACAACGGCATCCGCCGGCCGCTGGATCTCGCGGCGCTCGATGCGTTGCTCGCCTCGGCCTGCGCCGGCCTGGGCGCGGAGGTGGACCGCAAGGCGATCCGCGACGCGGTCCTGCGAGACCTGTACGACGGCGTGCCGATGGAGGAGGTGCGCAAGTCCGTGGTGCTGGCGGCGCGCGCGCTGATCGAGAAGGATCCGGCCTACAGCTACGTGACGGCGCGGCTGCTGCTGCACAACATCCGTCACGAGGTTCTCGGCGAGGAAGTGAGCCAGGCCGAGATGCCGGCGCGCTACGCCAGCGCGTTTCCCGCCCTCATCCGGCGCGGCATCGAGGCCGAGCTGCTCGATCCGGAGCTTGGCCGGTTCGACCTGGAACGGCTCGGGCGGGCGCTGCGCGCCGAGCGCGACCTCAAGTTCGGCTACCTCGGCCTGCAGACGCTGTATGACCGCTACTTCCTGCATGTCCACGGGCGCCGCATCGAGATGCCGCAGACCTTCTTCATGCGCGTGGCGATGGGACTGGCGCTGCGCGAGGCCGACCGCGAGGCGCGCGCGATCGAGTTCTACGAAGTGCTTTCCAGCTTCGACTTCATGAGCTCGACGCCGACGCTGTTCAACTCCGGCACGCTGCGCTCGCAGCTTTCCTCGTGCTACCTGAGCACGGTGTCCGACGACCTGGAGGGCATCTACGAGGCGATCAAGGAGAACGCGCTGCTCGCCGAAGTATGCGGGCGGACTGGGCAACGACTGGACGCCGGTTCGGGCGCTCGGCGCCTACATCAAGGGCACCAACGGCCGCTCGCAGGGGGTGGTGCCCTTCCTCAAGGTGGTGAACGACACGGCGGTCGCGGTCAACCAGGGGGGCAAGCGCAAGGGGGCGGTGTGCGCCTACCTGGAGACGTGGCACCTGGACATCGAGGAGTTTCTCGAGCTGCGCAAGAACACCGGCGACGACCGGCGCCGCACGCACGACATGAACACGGCGAACTGGGTGCCGGATCTGTTCATGAAGCGCGTGATGGCGAACGCGGCGACTGGACGCTCTTTTCCCCCTCGGATGTTCCCGACCTGCACGACAAGGTCGGTCGTGCGTTCGAGGAGGCCTACTGCCGCTACGAGGACATGGCCGCGCGCGGCGAGATCCGGCTGTTCAAGAAGATTCCGGCGGTGCAGCTCTGGCGCAAGATGCTCTCGATGCTGTTCGAGACCGGGCACCCGTGGATCACGTTCAAGGATCCGTGCAACATCCGCAGCCCGCAGCAGCACGCCGGCGTCGTGCACAGCTCGAACCTGTGCACCGAGGTCACGCTCAATACCTCGGCCGAGCGAGATCGCCGTCTGCAACCTCGGCTCGGTGAACCTGGTCGCGCACCTGGCCGACGGCGGCCTCGATTTCGCCGAAAGGCTGCAACGAACCATCCGCACCGCGATGCGGATGCTCGACAACGTCATTGA
- the cbpA gene encoding curved DNA-binding protein, whose product MKYKDYYQILGVDRTASLDEIKKAYRRLARKYHPDVSKEPDAEERFKDVQEAYEVLKDPEKRRAYDELGHYQAGQEFRPPPGWEQHFGPGFGDFEHIFAEGDLADLFEVLTGRARPGAGRRGFGRRGQDYEVPVELTLEQAYQGTEVTFNLETSEMDPSGALRRVVRPVTVRIPKGVTDGQKMRVPGRGGAGVGTGAAGDLYLHIRLKPHPLFKPNGHDLYLKLPVAPWEAALGASVEVPTLSGRVRVKVPPGVTSGQSLRLAGKGLPKPEGGHGDLYAVIQIVAPPSLSPRERALFEELSRASTFNPRSQWS is encoded by the coding sequence ATGAAGTATAAGGACTATTACCAGATCCTGGGCGTAGACCGGACGGCCTCCCTGGACGAGATCAAAAAGGCCTACCGGCGGCTCGCGCGCAAGTATCACCCGGACGTTTCCAAGGAGCCCGACGCGGAGGAGCGGTTCAAGGACGTGCAGGAAGCCTACGAGGTGCTCAAGGATCCCGAGAAGCGCCGGGCCTACGACGAGCTGGGCCACTACCAGGCCGGGCAGGAGTTCCGACCGCCGCCGGGCTGGGAGCAGCACTTCGGACCCGGCTTCGGCGATTTCGAGCATATCTTCGCCGAGGGCGACCTGGCGGATCTGTTCGAGGTTCTGACCGGACGCGCCCGACCCGGAGCGGGACGACGGGGATTCGGCAGGCGGGGCCAGGACTACGAAGTGCCGGTGGAGCTTACCCTGGAGCAGGCCTACCAGGGCACCGAGGTCACCTTCAACCTGGAGACCTCGGAAATGGACCCGTCGGGGGCGCTGCGGCGGGTGGTGCGCCCGGTCACGGTGCGGATCCCCAAGGGCGTCACCGACGGGCAGAAAATGCGCGTGCCGGGCCGAGGCGGAGCGGGCGTGGGAACCGGAGCCGCAGGGGATCTCTATCTCCACATCCGGCTGAAACCCCATCCCCTGTTCAAGCCGAACGGGCACGACCTGTACCTCAAGCTCCCCGTCGCCCCCTGGGAGGCGGCTTTGGGCGCCAGTGTCGAGGTGCCCACCTTGAGCGGCCGGGTGCGGGTCAAAGTGCCCCCGGGCGTGACCTCCGGCCAGAGCCTGCGGCTCGCCGGCAAGGGCTTGCCCAAACCCGAAGGCGGCCACGGAGACCTGTACGCGGTGATCCAGATCGTCGCGCCGCCGAGCTTGAGCCCTCGGGAACGTGCTCTGTTCGAAGAGCTCTCTCGCGCCTCCACTTTCAATCCGCGCAGCCAATGGAGCTGA
- a CDS encoding hypothetical protein (possible pseudo, frameshifted) → MRMLDNVIDINYYAVEKARNANLRHRPVGLGIMGFQDCLHALRIPYASEEAVAFADRSMEMVAYCAYWASTELAEERGRYASFAGSLWDRGILPQDTLDLLAAERGGYVEVDRSATLDWEALRARIRAPRHAQFELPRDRAHGDHRQHRRRLGLDRTYLPESLREVEPLGRVHGGRTSTWSRT, encoded by the coding sequence ATGCGGATGCTCGACAACGTCATTGACATCAATTACTACGCGGTCGAGAAGGCGCGCAACGCCAACCTGCGCCACCGGCCGGTGGGGCTGGGCATCATGGGCTTTCAGGACTGCCTGCACGCCCTGCGCATCCCGTACGCCTCGGAGGAGGCGGTGGCGTTCGCCGACCGCTCGATGGAGATGGTCGCCTACTGCGCCTACTGGGCCTCGACCGAGCTGGCCGAGGAGCGCGGGCGGTACGCGTCATTCGCCGGATCGCTGTGGGACCGCGGCATCCTGCCCCAGGACACGCTCGATCTGCTCGCTGCCGAGCGCGGCGGCTACGTCGAAGTGGACCGCTCGGCGACGCTCGACTGGGAGGCGCTGCGCGCGCGCATCCGCGCGCCACGGCATGCGCAATTCGAACTGCCTCGCGATCGCGCCCACGGCGACCATCGCCAACATCGTCGGCGTCTCGGCCTCGATCGAACCTACCTACCAGAATCTCTACGTGAAGTCGAACCTCTCGGGCGAGTTCACGGTGGTCGAACGAGTACCTGGTCGCGGACTTGA